One genomic segment of Hordeum vulgare subsp. vulgare chromosome 2H, MorexV3_pseudomolecules_assembly, whole genome shotgun sequence includes these proteins:
- the LOC123430353 gene encoding uncharacterized protein LOC123430353, with the protein MDPNISYPNKLKSSESDAYISPLHEVLRGTIAMPVSNDTLSFESLPLDLPSAVNSSPAIDAPPEGAMISVNDSSMMPHQMNVGLAPLPPQLSDTISNPLSMVNTITSQYYNEEIHQDGYEMVWHEDILSNPLSNYVDSYHHMNTSSMESPSFTSSLRADPNSIVYTHLNTTRALEDGSISEMPTRNGFENMQNGRLRYDASYGAPAPISPLMMSSHVQTEDKTPPVGPNGIFDSAILHDSTTSGKYTCKICGRTFITSQAYGGHMSSHAKAKKHLHS; encoded by the exons ATGGATCCTAATATCTCCTATCCTAACAAACTTAAATCTAGTGAAAGTGATGCCTACATTTCCCCCTTACATGAAGTATTGAGAGGAACGATAGCCATGCCGGTGTCAAATGATACTTTGTCCTTTGAGTCACTACCATTAGATTTACCTTCTGCGGTGAACTCCTCACCTGCCATCGATGCACCACCAGAAGGTGCCATGATATCAGTCAATGATAGTTCCATGATGCCACACCAAATGAATGTAGGCCTAGCACCATTGCCACCACAGTTGTCTGATACAATTAGTAATCCTTTATCCATGGTTAATACCATAACATCCCAGTACTACAATGAGGAAATCCATCAGGATGGATATGAAATGGTCTGGCATGAAGACATCCTTTCAAACCCTCTCTCGAATTATGTTGACTCATATCATCATATGAATACTTCATCCATGGAGTCTCCATCATTCACATCCTCACTCCGAGCAGATCCAAATTCTATTGTTTATACCCACCTCAACACTACTAGAGCATTGGAGGATGGTTCGATCTCTGAGATGCCCACCAGGAATGGCTTCGAG AACATGCAAAATGGGAGGCTACGGTATGACGCTTCTTATGGTGCACCTGCCCCTATTTCTCCATTGATGATGTCCTCACATGTACAAACAGAAGATAAGACCCCTCCAGTTGGTCCAAATGGCATTTTTGATAGTGCTATTTTGCATGATTCCACAACCTCTGGGAAGTACACTTGCAAGATTTGCGGTCGCACGTTCATCACATCTCAAGCCTATGGTGGTCACATGAGTTCACATGCTAAAGCAAAGAAACACCTACATAGTTGA